AAGCCTTGTTCGATGCCGGCACCGACGTCGCCAAGAACATCGCGCATCTGGCCCAACGTCGTCAGGACCTGCAGTCACAGATGACGCTGAGCCCGACGGCGCAGGCCACCGCCCAGACCACCAATCAATACCTGGACCTGCTCTCCAGCCAGAACGCCGACCTCATCAAGCTGATTGGCACCAAGGTGCAGGCTGACGCCGTGAAAGACCGGAAGGAGAACGCCGACACGGAAGAAAAAACGGCGGCCATGCAGAGCGTGATCTCCAGCCAGGACGCTCAGCTCCAGAAGCTGCGCCAGTCCGTGTACACGCGCAGCAGCACCGCCCAGTGAGAGTGGCACAGATGAGCTTTCCTCGACTGATGGGCCTGATGCGCATAGCGTTGCTGGTCTGCCTCGCGGCGTTGTCGACAGGTGCAACGGCGCAGGCAGACGCGACCTTCCCTGTCACGACACCCTCGACGCCGTCTCCCACCGGCTCTGCGGGGTCAGGCGCGGATAACCAATCCGGTCCCAACCTCGCCGGGCCGAAAGGCGCGGTCGGGGAAGCCATCTCTAGCGCGCTCAAGAAGTTCACCGATTCGACGGCGCAGGTCATCAATGCCGCGGTCGGTATCAGTCACACGATTACCCCAGAAGCCGCCAAGTTCGCGGCGGCGCTGGGCATCATCACCATTGTCCTGGCGGCAATGCGCTTCGCTGGCGCTCACCACCCCGTCACCGCGTGGACGAACTTCCTGGAAGAGATGGCGACGCTCGGGATATTCGCCGCGATCTATGTGGGATACGAGCGGTTCGCGCCAGGCATCTACCAGTACTTCAACACCATGGCCACGTCCATCGCCGGCGGCGACCTTTCGCCCGGTGCGACGTTGGCCACGACGGCCGGCAATTTGTGGGACTCCTACGGCAATGCCCTGAATGCCGCGACCTGGTACCAGAAGATTGGGGTGGCCCTGGCCCTGATCCCCCTGCTGCTTGCCTTCGCCGTGACGGTGGCGACATCGGTGATCTACAACTTCTACATCTCGCTCGGTCAAATTCAGGTGGCCATCGGCATCGTCGTCGGCCAGCTCGCGGTCGCCCTGGGTT
The sequence above is a segment of the Ralstonia pickettii genome. Coding sequences within it:
- a CDS encoding type IV secretion system protein, translated to MSFPRLMGLMRIALLVCLAALSTGATAQADATFPVTTPSTPSPTGSAGSGADNQSGPNLAGPKGAVGEAISSALKKFTDSTAQVINAAVGISHTITPEAAKFAAALGIITIVLAAMRFAGAHHPVTAWTNFLEEMATLGIFAAIYVGYERFAPGIYQYFNTMATSIAGGDLSPGATLATTAGNLWDSYGNALNAATWYQKIGVALALIPLLLAFAVTVATSVIYNFYISLGQIQVAIGIVVGQLAVALGFSEFTRKYFLAWFDYMVSGSLYAVVAAIMSKLVTASFASSLGDVNSIGTDTMAGACYALVLSIFLLFISFEIPSIAGKLFGNGAGISGGAVKGGIKAAWGLGKRMAG